In Trifolium pratense cultivar HEN17-A07 linkage group LG7, ARS_RC_1.1, whole genome shotgun sequence, a genomic segment contains:
- the LOC123895863 gene encoding uncharacterized protein LOC123895863 translates to MNKSQSPSSSLRRKQNELDTREILSAKNLTNGEKLTNIEEICYFLCFSDSVSIQNVVNATRVLVDPEAAAFKDGLALHGVRPSIEEVFLHSYLVMSVSDLNLLVDDETFVVAATIVGLVRGDDRWYPTIILDVALGLIWHPHVPLKVSIFAWRLMWDRLPTKGNLVSREILSATAHHCVSGCGEVESTPHLFFFCSIFGALWSLVSSWIGSSLLTVQVPSEHFVQFTVSAGGLRARRSFMQLIWLACVWVVWTERNYRLFKGSANSLHSMLDKIKIFSYR, encoded by the exons ATGAACAAAAGCCAATCTCCGTCGTCTTCTTTAAGAAGAAAGCAAAACGAATTGGATACGAGAGAAATCCTTTCTGCCAAAAACCTTACAAATGGGGAAAAGCTTACAAACATTGaagagatttgttattttttgtgtttttcagATAGTGTGTCCATCCAGAATGTTGTCAATGCCACCAGGGTGTTGGTTGATCCTGAGGCTGCTGCCTTTAAGGATGG GCTTGCTCTACATGGTGTTAGGCCTTCTATTGAGGAAGTTTTTCTTCATTCCTATCTTGTTATGTCAGTTTCGGATTTGAACTTGTTGGTGGATGATGAGACGTTTGTTGTTGCCGCAACCATTGTTGGGCTTGTTCGAGGGGATGATCGGTGGTATCCTACTA TTATTTTGGATGTTGCGTTGGGTCTTATTTGGCATCCTCATGTTCCTTTGAAGGTGTCTATTTTCGCTTGGCGACTCATGTGGGATAGGTTACCTACCAAAGGCAATCTGGTCTCTAGAGAGATTTTATCTGCGACGGCCCATCATTGTGTTTCTGGCTGTGGAGAGGTTGAGTCGACTCCGCATTTGTTCTTCTTTTGCAGCATTTTTGGTGCTCTTTGGTCTCTTGTCAGCTCTTGGATTGGCTCTTCATTGTTGACTGTTCAGGTTCCTTCAGagcattttgttcagtttactgTTTCAGCAGGTGGTCTTCGAGCTCGACGTTCCTTCATGCAACTCATATGGCTTGCTTGtgtgtgggttgtgtggaccgaaagaaacTATAGGTTATTCAAAGGCTCGGCAAACTCATTACATtctatgttggacaagatcaagattTTTTCTTATAGGTag
- the LOC123897048 gene encoding F-box/kelch-repeat protein At3g06240-like, translated as MAATSTTNDNTRKKVSSSYIPHDISFSILSKLPIKSLKRFSCVHKSWSLIFENPNFMNMFRNNLISKSHPLYDDACLVLNQFLGPYDWNVYLLSGDKFENKVKLDLPHSFHIPGFGFTPIRVLGSAINGIFCIYDTDDRGTALLWNPAIEQTIVIPPSLAEFDPEFITEVFPHGFGYDHVGDDYKVIQLVCYTASIENPPNGFWEIYSLKSNSWRKIDFDMPIYYNIYNDVYFNGVCHWLGEETNNLVSFNLCDEVYFNTPLPLEDNDGFEVKLTVLNGFVAVVTNPKRIASFQISILGEFGVKESWIKLLDVELLSCIDSPIGAGEKGNIFFSNIDNELACFDLTTGLIEDIGFRGDEFWCQMLIYKRNLHPIGEINN; from the coding sequence ATGGCTGCTACTTCAACAACAAATGACAACACGAGAAAGAAGGTTAGTAGTAGCTATATACCCCATGACATTTCCTTCTCTATTCTCTCTAAACTTCCTATTAAATCTCTTAAGCGTTTTTCTTGCGTTCACAAATCATGGTCTCTTATATTTGAAAACCCTAATTTTATGAATATGTTTCGCAACAATCTTATATCCAAATCCCATCCACTCTACGACGATGCATGTCTCGTTTTAAACCAGTTTCTAGGTCCTTACGATTGGAACGTTTATTTGCTTTCTGGAGATAAGTTTGAGAATAAAGTAAAATTGGATTTACCACATTCATTTCACATTCCAGGCTTTGGTTTTACTCCTATTCGTGTTCTTGGTTCCGCTATTAATGGCATTTTTTGTATCTATGACACTGATGATCGTGGAACTGCTCTATTATGGAACCCTGCCATTGAGCAAACAATTGTCATTCCTCCTAGTCTTGCTGAATTTGATCCCGAGTTTATCACCGAAGTTTTTCCTCATGGATTTGGCTATGACCATGTTGGTGACGACTATAAAGTCATCCAACTAGTGTGTTATACTGCATCTATTGAAAATCCGCCTAACGGCTTCTGGGAGATATATAGTCTAAAAAGTAACTCATGGaggaaaattgattttgatatgcCAATTTATTACAATATTTATAATGATGTGTACTTTAATGGGGTGTGTCATTGGTTGGGAGAGGAAACAAATAATTTGGTGTCATTTAACTTGTGTGATGAGGTTTACTTTAACACGCCTTTACCTTTAGAAGATAATGATGGTTTTGAAGTTAAACTTACGGTGTTAAATGGGTTTGTTGCTGTTGTAACTAATCCTAAAAGGATCGCGTcttttcaaatatcaattttgggtgaatttggtGTTAAGGAATCATGGATTAAACTCTTAGATGTTGAACTCTTGTCTTGCATTGATAGTCCTATCGGAGCAGGGGAGAAGGGAAATATATTCTTCAGTAACATAGATAATGAACTAGCTTGTTTTGATTTAACTACTGGGTTGATTGAGGATATTGGTTTTAGAGGAGATGAGTTTTGGTGTCAGATGTTAATTTACAAGAGAAATCTTCATCCGATTGGAGAAATAAACAACTAA
- the LOC123897047 gene encoding F-box/kelch-repeat protein At3g06240-like translates to MAAATTIEKKKVSSSNYIPDDLSFSILSKLPIKSLKRFSCVRKSWSLLIQNPNFMNLFRNNLLSKSHPHYHDSGLVLNQFMGLHDWNIYLISGDKFENKVKLNSPPIFQIPNIGVTPIRVLGSAINGILCIYDDYGTFPKTTVLWNPATEEIIEIPIGHAEIKPEFTTLVFPHGFGYDDVGDDYKIIQHVDYIMANENPLEDLEDVMIPDPFWEIYSLKSNSWRKIDFDMPIISWIFNSIVYFDGVCHWLGETNMVVSFQLCNEVYFITPCPLEEDTHDKEFEVNLTVLNESVAIITNCNNTTFFQVFILGEFGVEESWIRLFDVELMSCMEQPIGAGKKGNIFFIKEDGELACFDLTTGLIEDIGIQGEKNWCQIAIYKKNLCLI, encoded by the coding sequence ATGGCTGCTGCAACTACAATTGAGAAGAAGAAGGTTAGTAGTAGTAACTATATACCTGATGACCTTTCCTTTTCTATTCTCTCTAAACTTCCTATTAAATCTCTTAAGCGTTTTTCTTGCGTTCGTAAATCATGGTCTCTTTTaattcaaaaccctaatttcatgAATTTGTTCCGCAACAATCTCTTATCCAAATCTCATCCGCACTACCACGATTCTGGTCTGGTTTTAAACCAGTTTATGGGTCTACATGATTGGAACATTTATTTGATTTCTGGAGATAAGTTTGAGAATAAAGTGAAATTGAATTCGCCACCTATATTTCAAATTCCAAATATTGGTGTTACTCCTATACGTGTTCTTGGTTCTGCTATTAATGGCATTCTCTGTATCTATGATGATTATGGAACATTTCCAAAAACAACTGTATTATGGAACCCTGCCACTGAGGAAATAATTGAGATACCTATTGGTCATGCTGAGATTAAACCTGAGTTTACCACTCTTGTTTTTCCGCATGGATTTGGCTATGATGATGTTGGAGATGACTATAAAATCATTCAACATGTGGATTATATTATGGCTAATGAAAATCCTTTGGAAGATTTAGAAGATGTCATGATTCCCGACCCTTTCTGGGAGATATATAGTTTAAAAAGTAACTCatggagaaaaattgattttgatatgcCAATTATTTCCTGGATTTTTAATAGTATTGTATACTTCGATGGAGTGTGTCATTGGTTGGGGGAAACAAATATGGTGGTGTCATTTCAGTTGTGCAATGAGGTGTACTTTATTACACCTTGTCCTTTAGAAGAAGATACACATGATAAAGAATTTGAAGTTAATCTGACAGTGTTAAACGAGTCTGTTGCGATTATTACTAATTGTAACAATACTACGTTTTTCCAAGTGTTCattttgggtgaatttggtGTTGAAGAATCATGGATTAGACTTTTCGATGTTGAACTCATGTCTTGCATGGAGCAACCTATTGGTGCAGGGAAGAAGGGAAATATATTCTTTATAAAAGAAGATGGTGAGCTAGCTTGTTTTGATTTAACTACTGGGTTGATTGAGGATATTGGCATTCAAGGAGAAAAGAATTGGTGTCAGATTGCAATTTACAAGAAAAACCTTTGTTTGATCTGA
- the LOC123897046 gene encoding F-box/kelch-repeat protein At3g06240-like has protein sequence MPATSVISTLSRTLSMAAPTTIEKKKKVSSNYIPDDLSFSILSKLPVKSLKRFSCVSKSWSLLIQNPNFMNFFRNNLLSKSHAHYRDSGLVLNQFMGPYDWNIYLISGDKFENKVKLDLPPIFQIPNIGVTPIRVLGSAINGILCIYGRCQGAHATTFLLWNPFTEEKIVIPPSHAEFKPEFTTYIFPHGFGYDDVGDDYKIIQHVDYTTANENPLEDLEDVMIPDPFWEIYSLKSNSWRKIDFDMPIISWIFNSIVYFDGVCHWLGETNMVVSFQLCNEVYFITPCPLEEDTHDKEFEVNLTVLNESVAIITNCKNTTSFQVLILGEFGVEESWIRLFDVELMSCIEQPIGAGKNGNIFFIKEDGELACFDLATGLIEDIGIQGENNWCQIAIYKKNLRLIGDIYM, from the coding sequence ATGCCAGCCACTTCTGTTATTTCCACTCTATCGAGAACTCTATCAATGGCTGCTCCAACTACaattgagaagaagaagaaggttaGTAGTAACTATATACCTGATGACCTTTCCTTTTCTATTCTCTCTAAGCTCCCTGTTAAATCTCTTAAACGTTTTTCTTGCGTTAGTAAATCGTGGTCTCTTTTaattcaaaaccctaatttcatgAATTTCTTTCGTAACAATCTCTTATCCAAATCTCATGCGCACTACCGTGATTCCGGTCTTGTTTTAAACCAGTTTATGGGTCCATATGATTGGAACATTTATTTGATTTCTGGAGATAAGTTTGAGAATAAAGTGAAATTGGATTTGCCACCTATATTTCAAATTCCAAACATTGGTGTTACTCCTATTCGTGTTCTTGGTTCTGCTATTAATGGCATTCTTTGTATCTATGGCCGTTGTCAAGGAGCTCATGCAACAACTTTTTTATTATGGAACCCTTTTACTGAGGAAAAAATTGTGATTCCTCCTAGTCATGCTGAGTTTAAACCTGAGTTTACCACTTATATTTTTCCGCATGGATTTGGCTATGACGATGTTGGAGATGACTATAAAATCATTCAACATGTGGATTATACTACGGCTAATGAAAATCCCTTGGAAGATTTGGAAGATGTCATGATTCCCGACCCTTTCTGGGAGATATATAGTTTAAAAAGTAACTCatggagaaaaattgattttgatatgcCAATTATTTCCTGGATTTTTAATAGTATTGTATACTTCGATGGAGTGTGTCATTGGTTGGGGGAAACAAATATGGTGGTGTCATTTCAGTTGTGCAATGAGGTGTACTTTATTACACCTTGTCCTTTAGAAGAAGATACACATGATAAAGAATTTGAAGTTAATCTGACAGTGTTAAACGAGTCTGTTGCGATTATTACTAATTGTAAAAATACTACGTCCTTCCAAGTGTTaattttgggtgaatttggtGTTGAAGAATCATGGATTAGACTTTTCGATGTTGAACTCATGTCCTGCATTGAGCAACCTATTGGAGCAGGGAAGAATGGAAATATATTCTTTATAAAAGAAGATGGTGAGCTAGCTTGTTTTGATTTAGCTACTGGGTTGATTGAGGATATTGGTATCCAGGGAGAAAATAATTGGTGTCAAATTGCAATTTACAAGAAAAACCTTCGTTTGATCGGAGACATAtacatgtaa